A region from the Janthinobacterium agaricidamnosum genome encodes:
- the tagF gene encoding type VI secretion system-associated protein TagF — MMRAQQQVRLGYFGKIPARGDFIKACDNHALVQLLDDWLAQVMTALTVEPRWKLNYDALPPLRFAFVGTRSRRAIAGRLEASNDQSQRRFPFMAMGALEIDAAEAFVGCSPLALAPLWQRVEQLSQGIVASPEPGPALLALAGNVVEIEPAAPEHAARLAAFLQAQTVHGLQTMLASPAFPVTVRELLLGLGLLLQPVRRSGLPRLEKSLVLPLPQDAQLRELVASFWLHLIAPFLRQADFELALFFSHLDEAPVLVIGFCGADPHGLRALIDPQAGSERLIIFDQLDWVEEQLGHASALRRLSACLQQEQLSLRSACAMFTNTFT; from the coding sequence ATGATGCGCGCGCAACAGCAGGTGCGCCTCGGTTACTTCGGCAAGATCCCCGCGCGCGGCGATTTCATCAAGGCTTGCGACAATCACGCGCTGGTGCAGCTGCTCGACGACTGGCTGGCGCAGGTCATGACTGCGCTGACGGTGGAGCCGCGCTGGAAGCTCAATTACGACGCCTTGCCGCCGCTGCGCTTCGCCTTCGTCGGCACGCGCAGCCGGCGCGCCATCGCCGGGCGCCTCGAAGCGAGCAACGACCAGTCGCAGCGGCGCTTCCCCTTCATGGCCATGGGCGCGCTGGAAATCGACGCCGCCGAAGCCTTTGTCGGCTGCAGCCCGCTGGCGCTGGCGCCGCTGTGGCAGCGCGTGGAGCAGCTGTCGCAGGGTATCGTGGCCAGCCCGGAGCCGGGTCCGGCCTTGCTGGCGCTGGCCGGCAACGTGGTGGAAATTGAACCGGCCGCGCCTGAGCACGCGGCGCGGCTGGCCGCCTTTTTGCAGGCGCAGACCGTGCATGGCCTGCAAACGATGCTCGCTTCGCCCGCGTTCCCGGTGACGGTGCGCGAATTGCTGCTGGGCCTGGGCCTGCTGCTGCAGCCGGTGCGGCGGAGCGGCTTGCCGCGCCTGGAAAAAAGCCTGGTGCTGCCGCTGCCGCAAGACGCGCAGCTGCGCGAACTGGTGGCCAGCTTCTGGCTGCATCTGATCGCGCCTTTCCTGCGCCAGGCCGATTTCGAACTGGCGCTGTTCTTTTCCCACCTCGACGAGGCGCCCGTGCTGGTGATCGGCTTTTGCGGCGCCGACCCGCATGGCTTGCGCGCGCTGATCGATCCGCAGGCCGGCAGCGAACGGCTGATCATCTTCGACCAGCTCGACTGGGTCGAGGAGCAGCTGGGACACGCATCGGCGCTGCGCCGGTTGTCCGCCTGTTTGCAGCAGGAGCAGCTGTCGCTGCGCTCGGCCTGCGCCATGTTCACGAATACCTTTACCTGA
- the tssM gene encoding type VI secretion system membrane subunit TssM, producing the protein MLRRLWHFLTDSRNLTIFGFVALAVSLYLGAEVLEVALIWALALLLLAFVTWLGLWLWRRRRARRNAQALGQAILNEAEIAAAQAASSSTASNTQQGELDAVRTGMLAAIETIKTSKLGLKSGAAALYELPWYMIIGNPAAGKSSAILHSGLQFPFADGKIVQGVGGTRNCDWFFTTDGIVLDTAGRYSVVDEHRGEWFGFLDLLKKYRRKAPINGILIAVSIAELKGDPDVGMQLARSLRKRVQDVIERLEVFAPLYIVFTKADLIAGFTEFFADAERSERERVWGATMPYQRKLPTADLLSFFDQSFDELHDGLTELSLANMAHRQRKTMAPGVFTFPLEFAAIKPALRAFIATLFEENPFQFQPVFRGFYLTSALQEGEPVSASSQQVARRFDLAFAPAPATAPSGARQHGYFLLELFRKVIFADKHLVATYANRARLRFKYAVFFAATVSLGACLGGWSWSYLGNRQLVANVEADLNKVVKLQEKRLDLQSRLEALEILQDRIEQLEAYREQRPWSLRLGLYQGDLLERKLREEYFAGARQVMLTPVAGALEALLFEMNASANQLQPTARTPQTPGAASPAAAPAAPRSVQYQAASATNVEDAYNALKTYLMLADKTHAESSHLNDQMTRFWRGWLEGNRGAMPREQMIRSAERLLTFYLAQIGDPSWPRIEQKLALVDQARENLRRVVRGMPARERVYADIKARASTRFPGMTVARIVGEQDQALLAGSYAVSGAFTRQAWEKFVEGAFRDAANRELQSADWVLKSASTDDLTLEGSPEQIEKNLVAMYKADYAREWQKFVQGVAVADLKGFDGAVQAMNRLGDPQSSPIAKLLTTIYEETSWDNPALQNAQLRKAERGIIAWFKETVLRRAPSQLTANPGVNAQLDPARLDKPMGPVGREFAGVGKLVAARDNNASLMRAYLEALSKLRSRLNLLKNQGDAGPGARQFMQQTLEGSGSELADALKLVDEQLLTGMSDAQKQAIRPILVRPLMQTFAVIVAPAELDINKTWAAQVYEPFQKSLANKYPFAPTARIEASNLEIGQFFGPEGLVAKFVTTSMGPLVVRRGDVLAPRTWADMGISLSPQVVARFPGWIAPLGAGGVAATSTAAQTVFQIQPSPAPGTLEYTVEIDGQQLRYRNTPAQWTNMVHPGPQGATGMQGARITAVTFDGRTVELFNEPGQFGLKRMIDAASKKRKDGGVFELRWARGEVAVAVDLKITSSAETTATGAGGTAAVQEQGFRGMQLPETIVGAPAPVPVIAATAGVSP; encoded by the coding sequence ATGCTGCGACGACTCTGGCATTTCCTCACCGACAGCCGCAATCTGACCATCTTCGGCTTCGTGGCGCTGGCCGTGTCCCTGTACCTGGGCGCCGAGGTGCTGGAAGTGGCGCTGATCTGGGCGCTGGCCTTGCTGCTGCTGGCTTTTGTCACGTGGCTGGGCCTGTGGCTGTGGCGCCGTCGCCGCGCGCGGCGCAATGCGCAGGCGCTGGGCCAGGCCATCCTCAACGAGGCCGAGATCGCCGCCGCGCAGGCGGCCTCGTCCTCGACGGCCAGCAACACGCAGCAGGGCGAACTCGATGCCGTGCGCACGGGCATGCTGGCCGCCATCGAGACCATCAAGACCTCCAAGCTGGGCCTCAAGTCGGGCGCCGCCGCCCTGTACGAATTGCCGTGGTACATGATCATCGGCAATCCGGCCGCCGGCAAGAGCAGCGCCATCCTGCATTCGGGCCTGCAGTTTCCTTTCGCCGACGGCAAGATCGTGCAGGGCGTGGGCGGCACGCGCAACTGCGACTGGTTTTTCACCACGGACGGCATCGTGCTCGACACGGCAGGGCGCTATTCCGTCGTCGACGAGCACCGGGGCGAGTGGTTCGGCTTTCTCGACCTGCTGAAAAAATACCGGCGCAAGGCGCCCATCAACGGCATCCTCATCGCCGTCAGCATCGCCGAATTGAAGGGCGACCCCGACGTCGGCATGCAGCTGGCGCGCAGCCTGCGCAAGCGCGTGCAGGACGTCATCGAGCGCCTGGAAGTGTTCGCGCCCCTGTACATCGTGTTTACCAAGGCGGACCTGATCGCCGGCTTCACGGAGTTTTTTGCCGATGCCGAACGCAGCGAGCGCGAGCGCGTATGGGGCGCCACCATGCCCTACCAGCGCAAGCTGCCCACGGCCGACTTGCTGAGTTTTTTCGACCAGAGCTTCGATGAATTGCACGATGGCTTGACGGAGCTGAGCCTGGCCAACATGGCGCACCGGCAACGCAAGACGATGGCGCCCGGCGTGTTCACCTTCCCGCTGGAATTTGCCGCCATCAAGCCGGCCCTGCGCGCCTTCATCGCCACCCTGTTCGAGGAAAACCCGTTCCAGTTCCAGCCCGTGTTCCGCGGCTTTTACTTGACCAGCGCGCTGCAGGAGGGCGAGCCCGTCAGTGCCTCCTCGCAGCAGGTGGCGCGCCGCTTCGACCTGGCCTTCGCGCCGGCCCCGGCCACGGCGCCATCGGGCGCGCGCCAGCATGGCTATTTCCTGCTGGAGTTGTTCCGCAAGGTGATTTTTGCCGACAAGCACCTGGTGGCCACCTATGCCAACCGCGCCAGGCTGCGCTTCAAATATGCCGTGTTCTTTGCCGCCACCGTGTCGCTGGGCGCCTGCCTGGGCGGCTGGAGCTGGTCCTACCTGGGCAACCGGCAACTGGTGGCCAACGTCGAGGCCGATCTGAATAAAGTCGTGAAGCTGCAGGAGAAGCGCCTGGACTTGCAATCGCGCCTGGAAGCGCTCGAGATCTTGCAGGACCGCATCGAGCAGCTGGAAGCGTACCGGGAACAAAGGCCGTGGTCCTTGCGCCTGGGCCTGTATCAGGGCGATTTACTGGAGCGCAAGCTGCGCGAGGAATATTTCGCCGGCGCGCGCCAGGTCATGCTGACCCCCGTGGCGGGCGCGCTGGAAGCCTTGCTGTTCGAGATGAACGCCAGCGCCAACCAGCTGCAGCCCACGGCGCGCACGCCGCAGACGCCGGGCGCCGCATCGCCCGCTGCGGCTCCCGCCGCGCCGCGCAGCGTGCAATACCAGGCGGCCAGCGCGACGAATGTGGAAGACGCTTACAACGCGCTGAAAACCTATCTGATGCTGGCTGACAAGACGCATGCGGAGAGCAGTCACCTGAACGACCAGATGACGCGCTTCTGGCGCGGCTGGCTGGAGGGCAACCGGGGCGCCATGCCGCGCGAGCAGATGATACGCAGCGCCGAACGGCTGCTGACGTTTTACCTGGCGCAGATCGGCGACCCGTCCTGGCCGCGCATCGAGCAAAAGCTGGCGCTGGTCGACCAGGCGCGCGAAAACCTGCGCCGCGTGGTGCGCGGCATGCCGGCGCGCGAGCGCGTGTATGCCGACATCAAGGCGCGCGCTTCGACGCGCTTTCCCGGCATGACGGTGGCGCGCATCGTCGGCGAACAGGATCAGGCCCTGCTGGCGGGCAGCTACGCCGTCTCCGGCGCCTTTACGCGCCAGGCCTGGGAAAAGTTCGTCGAGGGCGCGTTTCGCGATGCCGCCAACCGCGAACTGCAAAGCGCCGACTGGGTGCTGAAAAGCGCTTCCACCGACGACCTGACCCTGGAAGGCAGCCCGGAGCAGATCGAGAAAAACCTGGTGGCCATGTACAAGGCCGACTACGCGCGCGAATGGCAAAAATTCGTGCAGGGCGTGGCCGTCGCCGACCTGAAGGGTTTTGACGGCGCCGTGCAGGCGATGAACCGCCTGGGCGACCCGCAGTCGTCGCCGATCGCCAAACTGCTGACGACGATTTACGAAGAAACCTCGTGGGACAACCCGGCGCTGCAAAATGCCCAATTGCGCAAGGCCGAGCGGGGCATCATCGCCTGGTTCAAGGAAACCGTGCTGCGTCGCGCGCCGTCGCAGCTGACGGCCAATCCCGGCGTCAATGCGCAGCTCGATCCGGCGCGCCTGGACAAACCGATGGGCCCCGTGGGACGCGAATTTGCCGGCGTGGGCAAGCTGGTGGCGGCCAGGGACAACAATGCCTCGCTGATGCGCGCCTACCTGGAAGCGCTGTCGAAACTGCGCAGCCGCTTGAACCTGCTGAAGAACCAGGGAGACGCAGGACCGGGCGCGCGCCAGTTCATGCAGCAGACCTTGGAGGGCAGCGGCTCCGAGCTGGCCGACGCCCTGAAACTGGTCGACGAGCAGCTGCTCACGGGGATGAGCGACGCGCAAAAGCAGGCGATACGTCCCATCCTCGTGCGCCCGCTGATGCAGACCTTTGCCGTCATCGTCGCACCGGCCGAACTCGATATCAACAAGACTTGGGCGGCGCAGGTATATGAACCGTTCCAGAAATCGCTGGCCAACAAGTATCCGTTCGCGCCCACGGCGCGCATCGAGGCGAGCAACCTGGAGATCGGCCAGTTCTTCGGTCCGGAAGGCCTGGTGGCGAAATTCGTCACGACGTCCATGGGGCCGCTGGTGGTGCGGCGCGGCGACGTGCTGGCGCCGCGTACCTGGGCCGACATGGGCATCAGCCTGTCGCCGCAGGTGGTGGCGCGCTTCCCCGGCTGGATCGCGCCGCTGGGCGCGGGCGGCGTGGCGGCCACGTCGACGGCGGCGCAAACCGTGTTCCAGATCCAGCCGTCGCCCGCACCGGGCACGCTGGAATACACGGTGGAGATCGACGGCCAGCAGCTGCGCTACCGCAACACGCCGGCGCAGTGGACGAACATGGTCCATCCGGGGCCGCAGGGCGCGACGGGCATGCAGGGGGCGCGCATCACGGCCGTCACCTTCGACGGACGCACGGTGGAACTGTTCAACGAGCCGGGGCAGTTCGGCTTGAAGCGCATGATCGATGCGGCGAGCAAAAAGCGCAAGGACGGCGGCGTGTTCGAACTGCGCTGGGCGCGCGGCGAGGTGGCCGTGGCGGTCGACCTGAAAATCACCAGCAGCGCGGAAACGACGGCGACGGGTGCGGGCGGGACTGCGGCGGTGCAGGAGCAGGGCTTTCGCGGCATGCAGCTGCCCGAGACCATCGTGGGTGCGCCTGCTCCTGTGCCGGTCATCGCCGCGACTGCGGGAGTGTCGCCATGA
- a CDS encoding M15 family metallopeptidase, translating to MFVALVLMYFLLACLACWLLLFPGGRAIVLHTLVNLGWRMQRRAQGLQRGGGAQWQRMQQHTGSGMSRAWRLLWRHRWLSLAGSVLVIVPPLLAWLSSDRIALRGYADQQHVINDQVSDLLKGEQLVPPPTLPPLLFSTAEVTQLRPLLGGASRNWQLLDHDFAQRLLLVFKIMKEVHGYDMVLLEGYRSPARQDQLAAAGPNVTNARAFQSYHQYGLAADCAFMHEGKLIISEKNAWAMRGYRLYGVTAESVGLRWGGRWTMMDFGHTELPQPRGPGK from the coding sequence ATGTTTGTCGCCCTGGTCCTGATGTATTTCCTGCTCGCCTGTCTCGCTTGCTGGCTGCTGCTGTTTCCCGGTGGCCGCGCCATCGTGCTGCACACGCTCGTCAACCTGGGCTGGCGCATGCAGCGGCGCGCACAAGGGTTGCAGCGGGGAGGCGGCGCGCAGTGGCAGCGCATGCAGCAGCACACGGGCTCGGGCATGTCGCGTGCATGGCGGCTGCTGTGGCGGCATCGCTGGCTGAGCCTGGCAGGCAGCGTGCTGGTCATCGTGCCCCCGCTGCTGGCCTGGCTGTCCAGCGACCGCATCGCCCTGCGCGGCTATGCCGACCAGCAACACGTCATCAATGACCAGGTCAGCGACTTGCTTAAGGGCGAACAGCTGGTACCGCCACCGACCTTGCCGCCGCTGCTGTTTTCCACTGCCGAAGTCACGCAGCTGCGCCCGCTGCTGGGCGGCGCCAGCCGCAACTGGCAATTGCTCGACCACGATTTCGCGCAACGCCTGCTGCTGGTCTTCAAGATCATGAAGGAGGTGCATGGCTATGACATGGTCTTGCTGGAGGGCTATCGCAGCCCCGCGCGCCAGGACCAGCTGGCGGCGGCAGGCCCGAACGTGACCAACGCGAGGGCGTTTCAGAGCTATCACCAGTACGGCCTGGCCGCCGATTGCGCATTCATGCATGAAGGAAAGCTCATCATTTCTGAAAAAAATGCCTGGGCCATGCGCGGCTACCGTTTATATGGCGTGACGGCCGAATCGGTAGGCCTGCGCTGGGGCGGGCGCTGGACCATGATGGATTTTGGCCACACGGAATTGCCGCAACCGCGCGGGCCGGGCAAGTAA
- a CDS encoding VOC family protein: MIDHLDHLVLTTRDKPACIDFYTRVLGMQLETFGTGRHAFKFGAQKINLHEAGKEFLPKADLPTPGALDLCFIAAVPLDVFIAHLAALGIAIEEGPVSRTGANWPIRSVYLRDPDRNLIEVSERA, translated from the coding sequence ATGATAGACCACCTCGATCATCTGGTATTGACCACCCGCGACAAACCGGCCTGCATCGATTTCTATACGCGCGTGCTGGGCATGCAGCTGGAAACGTTCGGCACCGGCCGCCATGCTTTCAAGTTTGGCGCGCAAAAGATCAATCTGCATGAAGCCGGCAAGGAATTCCTGCCCAAGGCGGACCTGCCCACGCCCGGCGCGCTGGACCTGTGCTTCATCGCGGCCGTGCCGCTGGACGTGTTCATCGCCCATCTGGCGGCGCTGGGCATTGCCATCGAGGAAGGACCAGTGTCCCGCACGGGCGCCAATTGGCCCATCCGCTCCGTGTATCTGCGCGACCCGGACCGTAACCTGATCGAAGTGTCCGAGCGCGCCTGA